A window of the Acidovorax sp. YS12 genome harbors these coding sequences:
- the cobA gene encoding uroporphyrinogen-III C-methyltransferase: MKFVEDARWFRAPPREECANTPLPPGRVTLVGAGPGDPELLTLRAVKALRGARLVLYDHLVGKEVLRYVAEDADLIYVGKESSHHTLPQESIIDLMVRLARSGRPLVRLKGGDGFIFGRGGEEAQALAEAGIPFEVVPGITAAQGAGACAGIPLTHRDHAATLVFATGHLRGDNEVALDWELLARPRQTVVIYMGIGTLPTICAELARHGLPGDTPAALVEQASLPTQRCITGTLQALPALAQEHRVRPPALIVIGGVVALQPQLLQGMRGLAQPVAL; the protein is encoded by the coding sequence ATGAAGTTCGTTGAAGACGCGCGCTGGTTCCGCGCTCCCCCCCGCGAGGAATGCGCCAACACCCCCCTGCCGCCAGGGCGCGTGACCCTGGTCGGCGCCGGGCCGGGCGACCCCGAGCTGCTCACGCTGCGCGCCGTCAAGGCGCTGCGCGGCGCGCGCCTGGTGCTGTACGACCACCTCGTCGGCAAGGAGGTGCTGCGCTACGTGGCCGAGGATGCCGACCTGATCTACGTCGGCAAGGAGTCCTCGCACCACACGCTGCCGCAGGAGTCCATCATCGACCTGATGGTGCGCCTGGCGCGCAGCGGCCGTCCGCTGGTGCGGCTCAAGGGCGGCGACGGCTTCATCTTCGGCCGGGGCGGCGAGGAGGCCCAGGCCCTGGCCGAGGCCGGCATCCCGTTCGAGGTGGTGCCCGGCATCACGGCGGCCCAGGGCGCGGGGGCCTGCGCCGGCATCCCGCTGACGCACCGCGACCACGCGGCCACGCTGGTGTTCGCCACCGGCCACCTGCGCGGCGACAACGAGGTGGCGCTCGACTGGGAACTGCTGGCGCGCCCGCGCCAGACCGTGGTGATCTACATGGGCATCGGCACGCTGCCCACCATCTGCGCCGAGCTGGCGCGCCACGGCCTGCCCGGCGACACGCCGGCGGCGCTGGTCGAGCAGGCCTCGCTGCCCACGCAGCGCTGCATCACCGGCACCCTGCAGGCGCTGCCCGCGCTGGCGCAGGAGCACCGCGTGCGCCCGCCCGCGCTCATCGTCATCGGCGGCGTGGTGGCGCTGCAGCCGCAACTGCTGCAAGGCATGCGCGGTCTGGCGCAGCCGGTGGCCCTGTAG
- the rng gene encoding ribonuclease G: protein MQQDILINWSPQETRVAVVENGAVQELHVERTLERGRVGNIYLGRVSRVLPGMQSAFIDIGLERAAFLHVADVWQRQEGGEAPMFARKGEPPVPIEKQVFEGQSLMVQVIKDPIGSKGARLSTQISIAGRLLVFLPQDDHVGVSQKIPADERDALRARLQALVGDKASGGGGGFILRTNGEDASDEELAEDIAYLRKTWTGIRQAAMRLPPLSLLYQDLNLLQRVLRDIVSEDTQGIRIDSREQFAALQQFGREFMPAAAAKLQLYKGERPIFDLFAIDEEIARALGRRVDLKSGGYLIVDQTEALTTIDVNTGGYVGARNFDDTIFKTNLEAAGAIARQLRLRNLGGIVIADFIDMLREDHKSAVLAEFKKQLARDRVKTMVGGFSQLGLVEMTRKRTRESLAHMLCEPCPTCHGVGEVKTARSVCYDILREVLREARQFNPREFRVIASPKVVELFLDEESQHLAGLSDFIGKPISLQSESSMGQEQYDIVLI from the coding sequence ATGCAACAAGACATTCTCATCAACTGGTCCCCGCAGGAAACGCGCGTCGCGGTGGTCGAAAACGGCGCGGTGCAGGAACTGCACGTCGAGCGCACGCTGGAACGCGGTCGGGTCGGCAACATCTACCTGGGCCGGGTCTCGCGCGTGCTGCCGGGCATGCAGTCGGCGTTCATCGACATCGGCCTGGAGCGCGCGGCCTTCCTGCACGTGGCCGACGTGTGGCAGCGCCAGGAGGGCGGCGAGGCGCCGATGTTCGCGCGCAAGGGCGAGCCGCCCGTGCCCATCGAGAAGCAGGTGTTCGAGGGCCAGTCGCTGATGGTGCAGGTCATCAAGGATCCCATCGGCAGCAAGGGCGCGCGCCTGTCCACCCAGATCAGCATCGCCGGGCGGCTGCTGGTGTTCCTGCCACAGGACGACCACGTGGGCGTGTCGCAGAAGATCCCGGCCGACGAACGCGACGCGCTGCGTGCGCGCCTGCAGGCGCTGGTGGGCGACAAGGCATCGGGGGGCGGTGGGGGCTTCATCCTGCGCACCAACGGCGAGGACGCCAGTGACGAGGAACTGGCCGAGGACATCGCCTACCTGCGCAAGACCTGGACCGGCATCCGCCAGGCCGCCATGCGCCTGCCGCCGCTGTCGCTGCTGTACCAGGACCTGAACCTGCTGCAGCGCGTGCTGCGCGACATCGTCAGCGAGGACACGCAAGGCATCCGGATCGACTCGCGCGAGCAGTTCGCCGCGCTGCAGCAGTTCGGGCGCGAGTTCATGCCCGCTGCGGCGGCCAAGCTGCAGCTGTACAAGGGCGAGCGGCCGATCTTCGACCTGTTCGCCATCGACGAGGAAATCGCCCGCGCGCTGGGGCGGCGCGTCGATCTGAAGTCGGGCGGCTACCTGATCGTGGACCAGACCGAGGCGCTGACCACCATCGACGTGAACACTGGCGGCTACGTCGGCGCGCGCAACTTCGACGACACCATCTTCAAGACCAACCTGGAGGCCGCCGGCGCCATCGCACGCCAGCTGCGCCTGCGCAACCTGGGCGGCATCGTCATCGCCGACTTTATCGACATGCTGCGCGAGGACCACAAGAGCGCCGTGCTGGCCGAGTTCAAGAAGCAGCTCGCGCGCGACCGCGTCAAGACCATGGTGGGCGGCTTCTCGCAGCTCGGCCTGGTGGAGATGACACGCAAGCGCACGCGCGAGTCGCTCGCCCACATGCTGTGCGAGCCGTGCCCCACCTGCCACGGCGTGGGCGAGGTGAAGACCGCGCGCAGCGTGTGCTACGACATCCTGCGCGAGGTGCTGCGCGAGGCGCGCCAGTTCAATCCGCGCGAGTTCCGCGTCATCGCCTCGCCCAAGGTGGTGGAACTGTTTCTCGACGAAGAAAGCCAGCACCTGGCCGGGCTGTCGGATTTCATCGGCAAGCCGATCTCGCTGCAGTCCGAGAGTTCGATGGGGCAGGAGCAGTACGACATCGTCTTAATTTGA
- a CDS encoding PilZ domain-containing protein, whose protein sequence is MPHERRHFVRVQFDSPAQLSCAQGVFDVQVLDLSLKGALLLAADPVSLAAGTACQLTVQLGERDHIAMRMEIVHTEGPSMGLRCDSIDLDSVTHLRRLIELQLGDPALLERDLAELSAAR, encoded by the coding sequence ATGCCCCACGAGCGCCGCCATTTCGTCCGCGTCCAGTTCGACTCCCCCGCCCAATTGAGCTGCGCCCAGGGCGTGTTCGACGTCCAGGTGCTGGACCTTTCCCTCAAGGGCGCCCTGCTGCTCGCGGCAGACCCCGTTTCCCTGGCCGCCGGCACCGCCTGCCAGCTGACCGTACAACTCGGCGAACGGGATCACATCGCCATGCGCATGGAAATCGTCCACACCGAAGGCCCCAGCATGGGCCTGCGCTGCGACAGCATCGACCTCGACAGCGTGACCCACCTGCGGCGCCTCATTGAGCTGCAACTCGGCGATCCAGCCCTGCTGGAACGCGATCTGGCGGAACTCAGCGCAGCGCGCTGA